The Polyangium aurulentum genomic interval GAGCGCTTTCTCGCCGAGGTCGCGCCCACGTGGACGCCCCTCGTGTTCGAGGTGAACGCGGTCGCGCTCATTGCGCGCGAGGGAGAGACGCCGTTTGTCGTGGAGCGGGCCATCCCGCTTGGAGCAACCGGAGCTTTGAGAGAGTGATCGACGCGCTCTTTTGATTGCGCAAGCGCCGCATCGCGCTCTCCCGCCGGTTCCCGCACGGCCCCTCTCGCTTCAAGCCGGGACCGATGGCTTCGTCTTCGTTCGCGGCCGGCGCCTGTTTCTTCGGTTTCCGCGGCGCCTGGGCAGCCAGCGGGGGCGCGTCCACGTGCCCCTGCTCGACGTGTGGCTCGATGTCCTTCGCGTGCTGCGATTCACTGGATCTCTCGATGTCATTTCCCTGATCGTCAGGCGTCTGCGCTTCCTCATTGGCGACCTCCTCGCTCCGTGGGCTGCAGTCCTCGCCAACGACGATGCGCCTGCGCCGCAGGTCCGGCAAGCGTTGCATCACGGTCTGCATGATGCATGCATCGTGCAGCGCATGATGCAACGTGCAAGAGCCTCGTGTACGATGGGCGTGGAGGTGCTCCGTGGGCCTGCTCCAGGAAGCAATGGGAGGGCGGTTCGACAGCTTCGACCGTCTCGCCGAGCAGATGCTGCGCGATCCGCGCTGCCGCGGGATGAAGCTCAAACGACGATCTCTGGGCAACACGCTCCGGCAGATCGACCGGGGAGAGCGGGAGAGCTGGCTGAGGAGCCGCCGCGCAATACGCGAGGTCCTGGCCGATCTGCTCGACATCGAGCCACAGCGGCTCCTCGACGAGCTGGCTGACACTGCTTCAGGGCAAGGCCCCGCCCCGCTGCGCCTGCCGCTGACCGAGCTGGGCGAGGCGCGCAGCCTGGATCTTCTCACCGAAGAACTCTTCCCTGGCATCCCTGCCATCGTCATGTCGCCCCGCGAGTGGGGGCGACACTGGTGGCACGCAGCGAGCGGTTCGGGGCGAACGATCGCGGGTCGATGGCTCGAGGCGCGTAAGCTCGCGCTGTTTCGTCCAGCCAGGACATGGCCGGATGCGCAGGCGTCATTGCCGGACAGCGGGGCTGTGTACATCGAGCTCGAGAGTCCCGAAGGAATCCGGGATCTGCGGCCGGAGGCGCTCCCGCGAGGGCTTCGCGTGCTCATCGCAGCGCCATTTTCATCTCCTCACAGCGAGCTGGAGATGCTGGCGAATGCGTTCGATGACGCTCCCCTCGCGCACGCCTCGCGCAGCGTCGCCGGGGACCGATTTACAATGGTCGATGCGCCCCCGCAAGAGGAGTGGTTGCCCGCTCTGCTCCGGTGGATATCCGAACGGATGCGCCCTGGCGGAGGATTCAACCAAGAGGACGCGCTGGCAATCATGCAGAAGCTCGGCGACGCGCGCGTCCGCTTCGACACGCCCGGCGCGGTCCTCGGCTTTTGCGGGCTCCTGGAGCGCCTCGGCAAGAAGAAGCTCCAGGAGTTGGGTCGCCGCGAGCTCGTCGCCGCCTACTTCCACCATACGCTCGAGCGCTTCGAGCGTTCCGCCACCACGACCGAGCTTTGGCTGCGAGGCAATGCGGTCGACGTGCTCTCCGGCATGGTTCGCTCCCTCGTTCTCCATGAACCGTATTGGGCCGAGCCTCTGCCGAGGTCGGTCTGGGTCGAGCTCGTGCCACGCGGGGTCGCCCCGCCCGTGGACACGAAGGCCGTCCGCGAGATCCTGAAATCATCACGTCTTCCAGAGGCAGAACGGATCAAGCAGGCGATCGACCGTCTGACGCCCAACCAGGATGAGGTCGTGCGGGCGCTCATCGATTTGCACCTCCTCGAGCCACGAGCCGAAGGAAGGTATGTGCTGCGCCCCATTTGGGTGCTGAACGCCCTCGCGCAAGAAGTGATGGCGGCCCTGCCGAGCGAGCCTCCCGAGACGCTCGGAGCGGCCCTCCTCAGGCCACACCTCGCGGAGCACGTTCTCTTCGCTCTCCGGAAAGCTTTTCGCGGCGGCGATTTCTCGGCCTGCTCCCGTGCGCTCTCCGCCTTGGATCCGGAGTGCCCAATGCGAACTGCCGCTCTCGAGGGCTGCTTTCGGGCGCTCGGGATCGCCGTCCTCGAGGGCGCCGAGCCTGATTCGTCGCTCCTGTCGAGTATTTGGGAGGCCCAGCAGAAGCTGAGCTTTCCCCGCTATGAAGACGTCCCCCCTGGCCCGCGAATCGCGATGCGGGCATCGGACGCGCACGCCAGCTTCTGCGATGACAGCACATTCTATCTGGCGTGCCTGGCAATGAGCGAGCGGCTCGATCGCAAAACCCGAAAGAAGGCGCATCCCGTGCTCGCGCCGTGGCACAAGAAGGAAGCCCCGGCGGAGCTCGCGCATCTGCTCAATTATGCATCCAGATACGTGCACCACGGCATCCATGGGACGCCTGCGCCTTGGCTGCTGGCGAGCTATGCCCTCGCCGGACGGCTCTACGAGCGCTTTGGATCCCTGCCGTCGCGGCTGTCAGCGCCCGACGGGTGCGCGACGCTAGCGGCGCCGACGGCAGCGGTCATCGCCATACGCGACGGCGGCTCCAGGGCGGAGCTCCCCCAGGAGATCGGGTACGGGGGCGATTCCGTCACGGGTATGGAGCAAGAGGCACGTCGCCTCGGGGTCCCCTGGGAGCATATCGTCGAAGCGCTCTTCTGGGATTGGACGCGCACCATGTTGAGGGGCGAGCCCGCGCTGGTTCAGTTTTTGAAGCAGCACCCGGAGCGAAGCGAGGAAGTCTGGCGGCTCGCCCCGCCCGAGGCGCTCCGCTCCGAAGGGCTGCTCACTCCCCGGCGGCAAGACATCCCTTACTGGGTCTTCGACTCGAAACAGTGGGAAGCATTCCTCGATGTCTGGCGTGACAAGCGCAGGGATTGGGAGCATTCGGGCGTATCTTGGCAGCACATGCCCGAGGGGGTCGCCCGAAGAGTATTGCTCGAGGAGAACCTCGAACCGTGGCTCAGAGATGTTCGCACAGTATTCTGGGCGATTCACCCGAAGACGACGCTGCAGTGCTTGTTGATCCTTCTGGATAGACAGGATCGCTCGGGCGCATTTTGCCTCCTGTGGTCGACGCCGGACGAGCAGGATCCAGCCGTGTTGGCGGCCCTTGGCGAATGGATCGAGCGTGCATCCTTGAGCCCTGATGAGCTTTTGAGGCTGCGCAGGTGGCTGCACGACAGGGTTGCGGGGCGCTCACCCGCTCTGCACGACGCCTACCGGTTGATGCTTCAGCTCGAGCGCCGGAGCTGACCGGGGCGTGCGCGGTCGCCTCGCCGCAGGGACGTGCTGTCCGCCCTCGCGCCGCACATCGAATACCAGCGGGGCGCGGCGAGGCGCTGAGCGGGATCAGAGCCGCTCGGTGCGGAACGCGCGGAGCGTGACCGAGATGCGCCGCCCGGCGCTCTTCGCGTTGTGCGGGACCTCGTGGGTGAAGGCCCGGTTAGTATCGTAGGGCATCACGAAAACCGTGCCGTCGCGCGCCGCGAAGTCTGCCGGCCGCCCTTCCGCTCGCCACGGCCGCAATCGGAACACGCGCTCGGCGCCGAACGAGACAGTCACGATCGGCGCGCCCTCGATCATGTTCGTGGTGCTGTCGCGGTGCTTGCCGATGTAATGCTCGTGCTCGGCATCGTACCAGTTCAGCAGGATCCCGTTGAGCCGATCGTCGATTCGGCCCTGCACCCAGCGGTGCAGGGTCGCGAGCTCGGGCGGCACCGGCAGCGCGCGGTTCACATTGCCCGTGTACTGGTAATCCGCCCCGTACGCCTGCTGCCAGCGGGGCGTGCGCACCAGGCGGCCGTGCATCTTGATCACGTGGAGCTCGTCCGGGTGCAGCGCCCACAGCCGCTCGAAACCCTGGCGGTCGGGGCGCAGCTCTGCGGGCAACTCGGCCGAGTACAGGGCGTGATGCTCATCGAGCGGGTGCTTCGTCAACGCAACGGCAGCGCTCGCGGGATCCCAGCGCATACGACCGACCTCTCGGTGGCAGAATCATGAGGGGCCCAGTCATGCTCCGTCTGCCGGCGCGGGACAAGGGAGTCGCGAGGGTCGAAGCCGATGCGCCGCCGCATGCATCCTGGCACGACAGGGGTCGTTCGTTCAACGAGACACCGGCCCCAGCTCCACGCGCAGCGCCTCTGCGAATGCCGCTGGTAGCGGCTGGGCCGGGTCGTCGGCGAGGCCGTATTCGTCGAGGCGGGGCGACGCCCCCAGTAGAAACTCCAGCCACCGCTCCCGCAGCCGGACGGTCCTCTCGAGCCGCTCGTCAATGGTGTTCGCGATGAGCGGGAGGTGAACGTCGAGGGTGGTCTCGGGGCGGCGTTGGCGCAGCTTTTGAACCAGCGAACCGAGGCGGTCGACGCGACCCACGCGCTGCTCGAGCTGCGCCGGGTTCCAGGCCAGGTCGTGGTGGACCACGCGCCGGCAATGGTGGTGGAGGTCGAGACCCTCCTGCATGACCTCGTTGGCGACGAGGATCATCGGGTAGAGCGGCGTGTTGAAGGCCTCGCGCAATCGCTCGCGGCTCTCTCCTTCGACGGTATGGCGAACGATCGCGCCCGCGCGAACCGCGTCGTCAAGCACCTCTCGCCTGCGCTCCTCGTCGAGCCGGCCGGCGTAGGTGAGAAAGCGCCTCAAGAGGTCGCACCAGGGCCGACCCGCGGGGGTCGTCCAGAAGCGATCGAGCACGGGCAACAGGGCCCGCGACTCCACCGATTCCACGTCGACGCCCTGGGATTTGGCGAATTCGAGCAGGTCGGGCAAAAATGGCACGTTGCGCGCGACGAGGTAGCTCGCGAGCCGCTCGACCGTGCGCACCCGCAGCTCGGGGGGAACCTCGAACAGGGCGCCCTGCAGGTACGCCCACAGGTGCTCTCGGCCGAGCACGAGCCGCGCATCGGCGGCGCCGATCGACCACGAAGGGCTCCGATCGCCGTGCGCGAAGTCCTCCACGTCGTCGGCGACGAGGTCGAAGCCGAGCGCCACGAAGCGCTCGTCGGTCAAATGAGCGAGCGTCTTTGAATCGGCGTCCACCTCGAGCTGGCCATCGCGGATGAGGAATGCGACGGCCTGCTCGACGCACCGCTTCACGAGCGACCAATCGATTCTTTCGGCCTGCGTCTTCGAGACCATCTGGCGCCGCAGGATCTCATTGGCGCGCGCGACGACCTCGTCGAGCTGCTCTTGCCCGAGCTCATAGCCGTCGAGGAGCGTGGCCACGTACCGCTCCCGCAGGCCGAGGTAGAGCGCGTCCTGGGCGCGGTTGAAGCGGTCCCGGAGGCGGGAATGGTGCCCGTCCACGCGCTTGCCATCGATCTCGTGCTCGAAGATGTCGTCATGCTCGGCCGTGGGGAATACGCGCCGCCATCGCTCGAGCAAGATCTTCTCCCACGCGGACTCGATCTGCCGCTTCAGCTCGTGGAGGGTCTCGACGCGGGCGCAGAAGATGAGCGTCTTCTCGTCGCGACGAGCCGCCGCGAGCGCATCCTGCACGACATGCGCCACCTTCGGGTGGCCACCTTGCTCGGTACGGAGCTCGCCCACGACCTGCTGCAAAAGGCCGCGGTATGCCTCCGCGTCGCCTTCGAGAGCGGACTTCACTTCGTCCGAGAGCAGCGCGCCTTCCCGGGCCGCGCCGTAGGACGAGACCATGTTGATCTGCACGGCGGCCTTGTGCGTGCGGCTCTTCACGCGAAATAGCTCCGCGATGAACCGCTCGTAGAGCATGAACGGGATCCCGTCGCCCCCTTTCGCGCGCAGGCGCGTGCGGTGGCTTCTCCGATAAACGCGCTTGTCCTCGCGGAGGCTGCGGATCATCCAGCGCCGAAAGCCAGGCTCGATGCGCTCTCGCTTTAGGGCGAGCAGCCGCCGCGCGCTCGCGACGATCGGCCGTAGCGCTGGGTCTTGCGGCTCCGCAGCGAGCTCGGGATCTCGCGCGAAGCAGGCCTCGAAATCGGCGGCCAGGGCGCCGTCCGCCTGCGACCAGACGCGCTCGAGATCGCCGTACGCGCAGGTGTACTCCCCGATATCGGCGAGCAGCCGTCCTGCCTGCTCCATGAGGTCGCTCGGCACGCTCTTCGCGAGCGAGAAGAGCTCGAGCACCTGTTCCAGCTCCTCGACCGAGAGCTGGAACGGGGTCGCCGTGAGAAACAAGGCCCTGTCGAAGCGGCCGTCGAAGACCGTGCGCACCCCGGTGGCGCGCACCGAGGTCGCATTCTTCAGCTTGTGCGCCTCGTCGACGACGAGGAGATCGAGCTCGGGGATGAGGTGCCCCGCGAGGCGAAAGCGAATGTCCATGAGCGCGCGATCCACCGCGCGCTGATCGGCAAACCCGTCGTACTTGTAAGCCTTCCACAGCGCGTCGAGCGACCCGTCCCCGCTGCGCCGGTGCTGCTCCAGCGCCTCGCGGACGTGGGGGCGGACGGCGGCCCACGCGAACGTGTCGAGGAAGCTCTCTTTTTCGACATCGACGCGAGCGAGCGCGTTGTCTCGATAGCGGCGGAAGATGGCCGTGATCTGCTTTCCATCCAGCTCCTGCGCGACTGCCCAGAGCGAGAGCAGATAGGCCAGGTCCGCCATCGACCTGCCACCGGCGAAGACGTTCACCGGCGCGATGACGATCTGCGTCGTGCGCGCCTTGTCGACGAGCTCGGCCAGCGTGCGGGCCGCCTCGAATCGGCCCGCGAAGTCGCGGTACATGGGGCGGCTGGGGTCGCAGAAGGCGCGCAGCTCCTTGGTCCACTTGGTGTTGAGATCGGGCCCAGGCGTCAGGATCAAGGCTCTGGCCTCGGGCCGCTCGTGCAGCCGCGCGGCGAGCACGCCGAGCGCCTCGTAGGTCTTGCCCATGCCGACCTCGTCGGCGAGCACGACCCCGGGCTGCTGGTCGAGCAGATCCAGCGCCCTCAGCACCGTGTCTTCCTGCCGCTCGACGTCGCGCGCAGGCACCGTCGCGTCCGCGCGCGCATCCAGGTGCAGGAAGCCTCGCAGCCAGTCGCGGTCACGTGTTGCCATGGTTCTCCCCGAGACCGTAAAAGCGAATCACCGAGCCGACCCACGAACGCGAGCCGGTGGGCGGCGCGAGCCGACCCAGATCGATACGAATGGAGGTCACGAGCTCCGCGAGCATCTCGGCTTTCGCTGCCCGATCGGGGCCGTCTGCGAGGTCGACCTGTCCGAGCTCCCGCAACAGCTCGCACCCGTAGACCCAGACCTCGTCCTCGGATAACTCGTCCGGGGGTATCTCGCATAGCTTTTGCCAGACGGTGCGGGCGCCCGTGGGGCCGAGCAGTCGATATCGAAATGCGGCAACGGTGGGCGCGGCGGACAGGTCCTCCCGCAGCCCCCACCACGCCTTGAAGACGTCGGTGGGTCCGAAGCCCTCGCCGAAGACGGCGTCGAGAACGGTCGCGACCCCGAGCGGGCCGCGCTGCTGGCGCAGCGTCCCCAGCCTCTCCTGACCGACGCGTCGGCCGAGCAATGCGAGCAGCTCGCGGACGCCCAGGCCGACCAGGCTCGCATTGGTGGGCAGCATGGCGAGGTCTTCGACGCGGATCGGCAGGAACCACGAGCGACCGCCCGAGCGCAGCTCGACCTCGGCGCTCGCGGCTGCGAGTTCGAAGTCGGAGACGATGGTCGGCTCGATGCCAGGGCCCACGCCCCCGACGAGCTTGCGATCCAGATAGCGCAGCTCCCATGCACCGAGCTGCGCGGGCCCCTTGTCGCTCCAGTGCACCGCCAGCGTGCGCGCGGCCGCGTCGTGCACCACATCGGCGATCCACGCGGACAGGTCGATGTCTGCGCCGGGCGGCTCGCGCTCCTCGAGATGTACGTCGTCGAGCGCATGGCTCACGAGCGTCGGCAGAACGTCGTGCAGGCGTGCTTCGCCGTCGATGCAGAAGACGATGCCCGCTTCGACGTTGCCTCCTTGCTCCACCGATCGCGCGAGCGCCGCGCGCGACGCATTGGCCGATCCGGCGAGCCCATACGTCGCCGTCTTGCCTCGCCGCGTGGCCGTCACGAGAAAGAGCTTGGCGTGGAGCGGGCGTCTGCTCGCGCGCCCCGATGTCGAGAGCTGCGCCGTCGGGTGCAGCCAGAGCTGGACCGGGTACTCCGCTGCGATCCGCTCGAGGATTCGCTTCGGCGCATGGACCGTCGGCGTCGCCACCGGCCACAGACGTCCCTCGGCGATCTCTTCCTCGAGCGACGCGCGGTCGTACCGGCATGGCCGGCCTGCTGCGTCGCGCGCCTCCACCCGCTTCGCCGTGACGCGGTCCACGACCAGATACTCCACGCGGTCGACAACGCCGCCTTCGGTTTGCTCGCGCGTTCTTCGCGCCCAGAGCCCCTTCGCGCCGGCGTTGAGGGAGGGAAGCTGCTCGCATGGCGCAGGCGCGAGCGGAGCGTCGTCCCAGGGCACGCCGATGTCGAGCGACGGCGTTCCTTCGGTGGATCGCAACGCGAGCAGCTCGGCGAGCACCGATGACAGCCCCTCCGAGTCATGGGCGGCGTCCATGTCGTCCTGCTCGAAGAACGGCGACAGAACGGCCACTCTGCTGGTGCGCGCGTCGCGTGGGATCGCGCCGGCCATTGCTTCGAGCATGGCGGACTGGAAGGTGTGCACGAAGCCGATGTCTATCGACGCGCGGCCTTCGGGCGGCGGGGTGGATGCGATCCTCGCGGCCAGCGCAGAGCGGACGAGCGCGAGCTGCGTCCCGCGGTGGGTCGCGAGATCGGCGCATCCTTCGAGGAAGCCGTCCACGGAGCGCAGGAGCGCTGCATCCGCCGGGCTGTCGTAGCGAAGTGCGCGGGTGAAGAAGAGCTCGGTGTTCTGCTCGAAGCCCGCCTTCGTCGTGTTGCCGGACCCCACGGCGAGGCGCGCCTCGGCCTCGTAGAGAACGAGGACGACCTTTGGGTGGAAGGTCCTGCGGCGCACGAGCTGCAAATCGTACGGCAGGCGCCTGCCGCCTCTCCTGACCCCCGCATCGACGAAGCACGCGACGGGCGTCTCGCGCAGCGCCGCACGCGCCTCCTCGTGATAACGCGCGCCGTCCTCTTCCGGGTCGCCCTGGAGCCTGAGCAGGGAGCGCAGGACGTGATCCTCGAAGTAGGCTGGGTCGAAGGTATAGCTGCAGAAAACCGCGCCGAGACAGGGCGTTTCGGACGCGAGCACCTGGTCGACGAGCCGGCGGGCCTCGAGCTTCATGCTTCGACTCCTGCGACGATCTGCCCCGCAGCCGCAGGGAGCCGTCCCACATCGACGAGGAGCGTGCGGACCACGTCGAGCTTGAACGATGGGTATCGAGGCGCATCTGGGCGCGCCGTGTACGACGTCACGACGAGCACGAGCTTGCCGGCCTCGCTGCGGATCCAGCCTTCCCCGCGGCGCCGGTCGCGCTGCACGGCGGCGTGATGGGCGAGCACGAGGTCGAGCGCGGAGGCCCCGTCCGCGTGCCGGAGATCCTCGGCGAGCCGCAGGCATGCAGCGCCGTGCACGGGAAGCCGGCGGATCTCGTCGACGCGCGGAGCGGAGAGCAGCTCTGCGCAAGCCTCCGTCAGCGTCGCGAGCGCAGCCGCGTCGAACGACTCGCGCGCGATGCGATCGCGCGGCGCGATCCAGCCTGCTCGGTCCAGGCTCGCGTATATGCGGTCAAAGGCCGCGACGAGCGCCTGCATCACCTCGCCGAAGCGGCGCGCGGTCACGAGCAGGGCACGCAGGTCGTCCGAGATCGAACCAAAACGCCCCTCGATCGCCCCGTCGAGGACATCGCGCGGCGCGAACACCTCGCTCCGCGTCGCGACCTCGACGAGCTGGCTGGTGGCGAAGGTGTACGGATCGCGCGCCCGCTCGAAGAGCGCCTCGAACAGGCGGCGTTGCTGCGCCACGCGCCCGCGCGCGATCAGCGACGTGAGCCGGCTGCGCTCGCCGACACGCGCGAGCGTGAGATTGGCGTTCGCCCTCTCGATGCGCGTTTGCTCGTTCTGCAGCACGAGCAGCGCGTAGTCGTCATAACGGCTGCGATGCTTGTTTTCCCCCAGCTCGTCCCAGAACGCGTCGATGATCTCCAGTGCCGCGGGGCTCGGTCGCAAGGACCCGTCCATGACGAGCCCCGCGCGCCGCAGCGGGACCAGATAGGCGCCGAGGTTTCCCAGTTCCTGCTGGCGAGAGATTAGCTTGAAGTCGCGTTGCAGGGGCGCGGTGCCGGGGCGCCACGCGCTCCGTGCTCCGCGGACGCCGCGCATCGCATCCCAATCCCCCCGAGGGAGCTGACCCTGCTTGAGCTCGAAGGTGGCGAGCGCCCAGAAGCGCTCCCATCGCTCGAAGAGCTCGCGGCGGGTCTCGTCTGTCGCGGCGTATCCATACAGGGCGATTGCCCGCTCGGCGAGGTCGAGCCCGTAGGCGACCATCGCGTACGCCTGGGCCCTGCTGGAGCGCGTCGTCAGGGCCGGGAGCAGGAGGAGCCCTACCTGCTGCGCGACGTAATCGAGCGCCAGCGGGTCCTCGGACGCGAGTTCGGACGAGTCCGACACCGGCGCAACCCAGCAGAACGACTGGGCGGGGTTCTGAAGCGGAGTCAGAGCGACCATGTTCGCACAGGTTCGCACCCCTCGACGACCCGCTGCAATACCCCAGGCAGAGGTTCTCGAAGATGGCCCGTGATCGTTTGGTGGCGTGCACGACGTCCGCAAGCCTCGTCACAGAGGGTGGCGCTGTAGCGGGCGGACGCCCACATCGCGGTGTGCGTCGCGCGTCGCAGCGCATGCCGTGCGAGCACGTGCATGCCGTGAACGCGGCGAGCCGCGTAATCTGGCTGTAATAAGCTGAAATCGCCATGCGCGTGCGCTTCCGATAGCTTCCCGCTCAGGAAGCGACCCGAGGTCGCTGCAGCTCACACGCCGACGCACCAGTGCGTCTTTCCGGACGAGGATACTCAGCCATGCACAGAGTTGATCCAGATATCAACGACAACCGTGACGATCAGGAGCACGATGGTCACGAGCAATTTCCGGTCGACATAAAAGTCGTCAGGACGGCCCGCTTCCACACGGACAGGGGCGACCTCGTTCGGATCGTCGTGATGAACGATTGCACGACGCCGCAATACTCGGCCTATCGCGA includes:
- a CDS encoding alpha-ketoglutarate-dependent dioxygenase AlkB is translated as MRWDPASAAVALTKHPLDEHHALYSAELPAELRPDRQGFERLWALHPDELHVIKMHGRLVRTPRWQQAYGADYQYTGNVNRALPVPPELATLHRWVQGRIDDRLNGILLNWYDAEHEHYIGKHRDSTTNMIEGAPIVTVSFGAERVFRLRPWRAEGRPADFAARDGTVFVMPYDTNRAFTHEVPHNAKSAGRRISVTLRAFRTERL
- a CDS encoding SNF2-related protein; the encoded protein is MATRDRDWLRGFLHLDARADATVPARDVERQEDTVLRALDLLDQQPGVVLADEVGMGKTYEALGVLAARLHERPEARALILTPGPDLNTKWTKELRAFCDPSRPMYRDFAGRFEAARTLAELVDKARTTQIVIAPVNVFAGGRSMADLAYLLSLWAVAQELDGKQITAIFRRYRDNALARVDVEKESFLDTFAWAAVRPHVREALEQHRRSGDGSLDALWKAYKYDGFADQRAVDRALMDIRFRLAGHLIPELDLLVVDEAHKLKNATSVRATGVRTVFDGRFDRALFLTATPFQLSVEELEQVLELFSLAKSVPSDLMEQAGRLLADIGEYTCAYGDLERVWSQADGALAADFEACFARDPELAAEPQDPALRPIVASARRLLALKRERIEPGFRRWMIRSLREDKRVYRRSHRTRLRAKGGDGIPFMLYERFIAELFRVKSRTHKAAVQINMVSSYGAAREGALLSDEVKSALEGDAEAYRGLLQQVVGELRTEQGGHPKVAHVVQDALAAARRDEKTLIFCARVETLHELKRQIESAWEKILLERWRRVFPTAEHDDIFEHEIDGKRVDGHHSRLRDRFNRAQDALYLGLRERYVATLLDGYELGQEQLDEVVARANEILRRQMVSKTQAERIDWSLVKRCVEQAVAFLIRDGQLEVDADSKTLAHLTDERFVALGFDLVADDVEDFAHGDRSPSWSIGAADARLVLGREHLWAYLQGALFEVPPELRVRTVERLASYLVARNVPFLPDLLEFAKSQGVDVESVESRALLPVLDRFWTTPAGRPWCDLLRRFLTYAGRLDEERRREVLDDAVRAGAIVRHTVEGESRERLREAFNTPLYPMILVANEVMQEGLDLHHHCRRVVHHDLAWNPAQLEQRVGRVDRLGSLVQKLRQRRPETTLDVHLPLIANTIDERLERTVRLRERWLEFLLGASPRLDEYGLADDPAQPLPAAFAEALRVELGPVSR